The following proteins come from a genomic window of Pseudomonas sp. WJP1:
- the rhlB gene encoding ATP-dependent RNA helicase RhlB, which translates to MTVLKALKKMFGKSETEQLAPVPSAPSHAPSHRTDGSQPGRTAAVAAPKHEPASTPADQPAVVTAPEQPRSETPKPAKPRREPKPKAPVIPWKLEDFVVEPQEGKTRFHDFKLAPELMHAIQDLGFPYCTPIQAQVLGFTLAGKDAIGRAQTGTGKTAAFLISIITQLLQTPPPKERYMGEPRALIIAPTRELVVQIAKDAADLTKYTGLNVMTFVGGMDFDKQLKHLEARHCDILVATPGRLLDFNQRGDVHLDMVEVMVLDEADRMLDMGFIPQVRQIIRQTPPKSERQTLLFSATFTEDVMNLAKQWTTDPAIVEIESQNVANENVEQHIYAVAGADKYKLLYNLVTDNGWERVIVFANRKDEVRRIEERLVRDGVNAAQLSGDVPQHKRIKTLEGFREGHIRVLVATDVAGRGIHIDGISHVINFTLPEVPDDYVHRIGRTGRAGADGVSISFAGEDDSYQLPAIEEKLGRKISCETPPTHLLRPIERKRPH; encoded by the coding sequence ATGACCGTGCTCAAAGCACTCAAGAAAATGTTCGGTAAAAGCGAGACTGAGCAACTCGCGCCAGTCCCCAGCGCTCCTTCTCACGCCCCCAGCCACCGCACCGACGGTAGTCAGCCTGGCCGGACCGCCGCCGTAGCGGCACCGAAACATGAGCCTGCGAGCACGCCGGCCGACCAGCCTGCGGTGGTCACTGCCCCCGAGCAGCCACGCAGCGAAACGCCAAAACCTGCCAAACCCCGCCGCGAACCGAAGCCGAAGGCGCCGGTCATCCCGTGGAAACTCGAAGACTTCGTCGTCGAGCCCCAGGAAGGCAAGACCCGTTTCCACGATTTCAAGCTTGCCCCCGAACTGATGCACGCCATCCAGGACCTGGGCTTCCCGTACTGCACGCCGATCCAGGCCCAGGTGCTGGGCTTCACCCTCGCCGGCAAAGACGCCATCGGCCGCGCGCAGACCGGTACCGGCAAGACCGCGGCGTTCCTGATCTCGATCATCACCCAGCTGCTGCAGACCCCGCCGCCGAAAGAGCGCTACATGGGTGAGCCGCGCGCACTGATCATCGCCCCGACCCGCGAACTGGTGGTTCAGATCGCCAAGGACGCGGCCGACCTGACCAAGTACACCGGCCTGAACGTCATGACGTTTGTCGGCGGCATGGACTTCGACAAGCAGCTCAAGCACCTCGAGGCCCGCCACTGCGACATCCTCGTGGCCACGCCGGGCCGCCTGCTGGACTTCAACCAGCGCGGCGACGTGCACCTGGACATGGTTGAAGTGATGGTGCTGGACGAAGCCGACCGCATGCTCGACATGGGCTTCATCCCGCAGGTACGCCAGATCATTCGCCAGACGCCACCGAAGTCCGAGCGCCAGACGCTGCTGTTCTCCGCGACCTTCACCGAAGACGTGATGAACCTGGCCAAGCAATGGACCACCGACCCCGCCATCGTCGAGATCGAGTCGCAGAACGTGGCCAACGAAAACGTCGAACAACACATCTACGCGGTGGCCGGTGCCGACAAATACAAACTGCTCTACAACCTGGTCACCGACAACGGCTGGGAGCGGGTCATCGTCTTCGCCAACCGCAAGGATGAAGTGCGACGCATCGAAGAACGCCTGGTGCGCGACGGCGTCAACGCCGCGCAGCTGTCGGGTGATGTACCGCAACACAAGCGCATCAAGACCCTGGAAGGTTTCCGCGAAGGCCACATCCGCGTGCTGGTCGCCACCGACGTGGCCGGTCGCGGCATCCACATCGACGGCATCAGCCACGTGATCAACTTCACCCTGCCGGAAGTCCCGGACGACTACGTGCATCGCATCGGTCGTACCGGTCGTGCCGGTGCCGACGGTGTGTCCATCAGCTTTGCCGGTGAAGACGACTCCTACCAGCTACCCGCCATCGAAGAAAAGCTGGGACGCAAGATCAGCTGTGAAACGCCACCGACCCATCTACTGCGGCCGATTGAGCGCAAGCGGCCGCACTGA
- a CDS encoding ornithine cyclodeaminase family protein: protein MSSTPYVINQTQARELLAQVDVPQILRKLFRDLAAGQAVQPAQQLVEFPQGAGDFINYLGVLAEDGVYGVKTSPYIVREQGPLVTAWTLLMSMQTGQPLLLCDAGELTTARTAATTAVAVDALAPLKASRLAIIGSGKVAQAHLHYVKGLRDWQSISLYSPSLSEDPETVSLLKGIEPRLSIAQSREAAISDADVIMLCTSSAGPVIDPSTLGKPALITSISTNAPRAHEVPPQSLNDMQVFCDYRMTTPGSAGEMLIAAEQHGWDKNAIVGDLADLLSEKVQRPDYDRHVFFRSIGLGLEDIALANAIYRLQR from the coding sequence ATGTCCAGCACCCCTTACGTGATCAATCAAACCCAGGCCCGCGAGTTGCTGGCGCAGGTCGACGTGCCGCAGATCCTGCGCAAACTGTTCCGCGACCTGGCCGCCGGGCAAGCCGTGCAGCCGGCACAGCAACTGGTGGAATTTCCCCAGGGTGCCGGCGACTTCATCAACTACCTGGGCGTGCTGGCCGAAGACGGCGTGTACGGGGTCAAGACTTCGCCCTACATCGTCCGTGAACAAGGCCCCCTGGTGACCGCATGGACGCTGCTGATGTCGATGCAAACCGGCCAGCCGCTGTTGCTGTGCGATGCAGGCGAACTGACCACCGCCCGGACTGCGGCGACCACCGCGGTGGCGGTCGACGCCCTCGCACCGCTCAAGGCGAGCCGCCTGGCAATCATCGGCAGCGGCAAAGTGGCCCAGGCGCACCTGCATTACGTGAAAGGCCTGCGCGACTGGCAGAGCATCAGCCTGTACTCGCCAAGCCTGAGCGAAGACCCTGAAACGGTGAGCCTGCTAAAAGGTATCGAACCGCGCCTGAGCATCGCGCAAAGTCGCGAGGCTGCCATCAGCGACGCGGATGTCATCATGCTCTGCACCTCGTCCGCAGGTCCGGTGATCGATCCGTCGACCCTGGGCAAACCGGCGCTGATCACCTCCATCAGCACCAACGCGCCGCGCGCCCATGAGGTGCCGCCGCAAAGCCTCAATGACATGCAGGTATTCTGCGACTACCGTATGACCACCCCGGGCTCGGCCGGCGAGATGCTGATTGCCGCTGAACAGCATGGCTGGGACAAGAACGCGATTGTCGGCGACCTGGCCGACCTGCTCAGCGAGAAGGTGCAGCGCCCCGACTACGACCGCCATGTGTTCTTCCGCTCCATCGGGCTGGGTCTGGAAGACATTGCGCTGGCCAATGCCATCTATCGACTTCAGCGTTAA